One genomic region from Phragmites australis chromosome 1, lpPhrAust1.1, whole genome shotgun sequence encodes:
- the LOC133910701 gene encoding polygalacturonase At1g48100-like codes for MEFTTRTAIALLLALAVSSSFLCDGVHCRHHHTKHTSHNSSHPPSHAPGPASPSRAPPHARPSPPAPPPSTNPTPGAPAPASSGGVAVYDVVKDFGAAGDGVTDDTDAIKTAWDTACQDDGPGVVLAAAGYSFLVHTTVFTGPCQGSVTIQLDGTIVAPSDPNTWPANSKRNWLVFYQAHGVSLRGAGLIDGKGQKWWDLPCKPHRGGASTHGSCDSPVALRFFMSNNVTVQDLKVQNSPEFHFRFDSCRGVLVSGLSISSPALSPNTDGIHVENTQDVLITNSVVSNGDDCVSIGAGTLNVHIENITCGPGHGISIGSLGKPGSSRACVANVTVRNAVIRHSDNGVRIKTWQGGSGSVSSVSFENVRMDAVRNPIMIDQYYCLSHSCENATTAVFVSGVTYAGIRGTYDVRSPPIHFGCSDAVPCTNITLSDVELLPASGDTVDDPFCWNVYGNASTPTVPPVACLIEGVPRNVEDDSSLKCYS; via the exons ATGGAGTTCACTACTAGGACCGCCATTGCTCTGCTTCTCGCGCTCGCCGTCTCCTCGAGCTTCCTCTGCGACGGTGTCCACTGTCGCCACCACCACACCAAGCACACAAGTCACAACTCCTCGCATCCGCCGTCCCACGCTCCGGGCCCCGCGAGCCCGAGTCGGGCGCCTCCGCACGCGCGGCCCTCTCCCCCAGCCCCGCCGCCGTCGACCAACCCAACGCCTGGCGCGCCGGCTCCCGCGTCATCTGGCGGCGTCGCCGTGTACGACGTGGTCAAGGACTTcggcgccgccggagacggCGTCACGGACGACACCGACGCGATCAAGACCGCGTGGGACACCGCGTGCCAGGACGACGGGCCGGGCGTcgtgctcgccgccgccgggtaCTCGTTCCTGGTGCACACCACCGTCTTCACCGGCCCGTGCCAGGGCAGCGTCACGATCCAG CTGGACGGGACGATCGTCGCGCCGAGCGATCCCAATACGTGGCCAGCGAACAGCAAGCGCAACTGGCTCGTGTTCTACCAGGCCCACGGCGTGTCGCTGCGTGGCGCCGGGCTCATCGACGGCAAGGGCCAGAAGTGGTGGGATCTTCCCTGCAAGCCTCACAGG GGCGGAGCAAGCACCCACGGATCTTGTGACAGCCCAGTG GCGCTGAGGTTTTTCATGAGCAACAACGTGACGGTGCAAGATCTGAAGGTGCAGAACAGCCCCGAGTTCCACTTCCGGTTCGACAGCTGCCGCGGCGTGCTCGTGAGCGGCCTGTCCATCAGCTCCCCGGCGCTGAGCCCCAACACCGACGGCATCCACGTCGAGAACACCCAGGACGTCCTCATCACCAACTCCGTCGTCTCCAACGGCGACGACTGCGTCTCCATTGGCGCCGGCACCCTCAACGTCCACATCGAGAACATCACCTGCGGGCCCGGCCACGGCATCAGCATCGGGAGCCTGGGGAAGCCGGGGTCGTCGCGGGCGTGCGTGGCCAACGTGACGGTGCGGAACGCGGTGATCCGGCACTCGGACAACGGCGTGCGGATCAAGACGTGGCAGGGCGGGTCCGGGTCCGTGTCATCCGTGTCGTTCGAGAACGTGCGCATGGACGCCGTGCGCAACCCCATCATGATCGACCAGTACTACTGCCTCTCCCACAGCTGCGAGAACGCCACCACGGCCGTATTCGTCTCCGGCGTGACGTACGCGGGCATCCGGGGCACCTACGACGTGCGCAGCCCGCCCATCCACTTCGGGTGCAGCGACGCCGTGCCGTGCACCAACATCACGCTCTCCGACGTCGAGCTGCTGCCGGCCTCCGGCGACACGGTCGACGACCCCTTCTGCTGGAACGTCTACGGCAACGCCTCCACGCCCACCGTGCCGCCCGTGGCGTGCCTGATCGAAGGCGTGCCCAGGAACGTCGAGGATGACAGCAGCTTGAAATGCTACTCATGA